One genomic segment of Cellulophaga sp. HaHaR_3_176 includes these proteins:
- a CDS encoding polysaccharide biosynthesis C-terminal domain-containing protein, with protein MGIVLKQSLNNTIITYLGFGIGAINTLFLYTRFLTDEYYGLVGVILSASAVLMPIMAFGVPNTLVKYYSNFKNEKTGDGFLTLMLLLPLFLIIPIVVIAYVANDAIGSFISKENPIVKGYVWHIFLIGMAMAYFEIFYAWAKVYMKSVFGNFMKEVFVRVGIMVLLLLVYLNYISVDDFLMCLVLLYMVRMVIMKIYAYRLRMPKISFNFPSNTKVILEYSALIILGGSAAVVLLEMDKVMINQFVKIENVAYYSVAIFIATVISVPSRSMHQIVYPLTAELLNKKDIKGLKDMYHRSSLTLFIISGIVYLLIILNLEDLYLLLPKEYSNGFFVVFLIGLAKVYDAALGNNNAILYNSDYYRAVLVMGVFLAIITIIFNLWLIPEYGLFGAAIATFISLILYNTIKVIFVKLRFGVLPFTFQMFKVFVLLCVLGVSFYFIPLPFNPIINIGIKSILIIAVYVVFLYKLNVSEDITGVITKYFKK; from the coding sequence ATGGGAATTGTACTAAAGCAGTCTCTTAATAACACCATCATTACCTATTTAGGTTTTGGAATAGGAGCGATTAATACACTTTTTTTATATACACGTTTTTTAACCGATGAGTATTATGGTCTCGTAGGCGTTATATTATCAGCATCTGCAGTATTAATGCCTATAATGGCATTTGGTGTGCCAAATACTTTAGTTAAATACTATAGCAATTTCAAAAATGAAAAAACAGGCGATGGTTTTTTAACACTGATGCTTCTATTGCCTTTATTTTTAATTATACCAATAGTTGTTATTGCATATGTTGCTAATGATGCTATAGGAAGTTTTATATCCAAAGAAAATCCAATTGTTAAAGGATATGTGTGGCATATTTTTTTAATAGGTATGGCAATGGCTTATTTTGAGATTTTTTATGCTTGGGCAAAAGTTTATATGAAATCTGTTTTTGGTAACTTCATGAAAGAAGTTTTTGTTCGTGTTGGAATAATGGTATTACTTTTATTAGTGTACCTTAACTATATTTCAGTAGATGATTTTTTAATGTGCTTGGTATTATTATACATGGTTAGAATGGTAATCATGAAAATATATGCGTACCGTTTACGAATGCCTAAAATAAGTTTCAACTTTCCATCAAATACAAAAGTTATTTTAGAATATAGTGCTTTGATAATTTTAGGAGGCTCTGCAGCTGTGGTTCTTTTAGAAATGGATAAGGTGATGATAAATCAGTTTGTGAAAATTGAAAATGTAGCATATTATAGTGTCGCAATATTTATAGCAACAGTAATATCTGTACCATCGCGATCAATGCATCAAATTGTATACCCGTTGACGGCAGAGTTGTTAAATAAAAAAGATATTAAGGGGCTAAAAGATATGTATCATAGAAGCTCGTTGACATTATTTATTATATCAGGAATAGTATACTTACTGATTATATTGAATTTAGAAGACCTTTATTTGCTATTACCGAAAGAGTACAGTAATGGTTTTTTTGTGGTTTTTTTAATTGGTCTAGCAAAGGTGTATGATGCTGCTTTGGGTAACAATAATGCAATATTGTATAATTCAGATTATTATAGAGCAGTGCTTGTTATGGGAGTGTTTTTGGCTATAATCACTATTATTTTTAATTTATGGTTGATACCAGAATATGGTTTGTTTGGTGCAGCTATCGCTACGTTTATTTCATTAATACTTTATAATACCATTAAGGTAATATTTGTAAAATTAAGATTTGGTGTTTTACCGTTTACGTTTCAAATGTTTAAAGTGTTCGTGCTTTTATGTGTATTAGGTGTATCATTTTATTTTATTCCACTTCCATTTAATCCGATTATAAATATTGGTATTAAAAGTATTCTTATAATCGCAGTGTATGTGGTTTTTTTATACAAATTAAATGTATCTGAAGATATAACAGGAGTTATAACTAAGTATTTCAAAAAATAA
- a CDS encoding glycosyltransferase family 4 protein has product MKKVLIITYYWPPAGGPGVQRWLKFVKYLRDFGIEPIVYIPENPNYPIVDANFLNEIPEGITIFKQPIFEPYKIASLLSSKKTKRISSGIIQTKNQSFAEKMMLWVRGNLFIPDARKYWVKPSVTYLKEIIKKEEINTVITTGPPHSVHLIGLKLKEQLNIKWISDFRDPWTSIGYHKKLKLTSKSIKKHKKLESLVLNTADKIVVTSETTKKEFQALSNKTIEVITNGFDTAYAGDAVLDDKFTIAHIGSLLTGRNPENLWQVLSELINENSAFKQAVVLNFVGVVSDDVLETINSYGLKGNINLLGYVSHSKAIEVQRSSQILLLAEIDVDETRGIIPGKLFEYMAAKRPIIAIGPENWDVAKIISETSSGETFTYQQKAELKKVILSWFTAYQQGKLNINSSNINKYSRRELTKKLAEQL; this is encoded by the coding sequence ATGAAAAAAGTACTAATCATCACATATTACTGGCCTCCAGCAGGTGGTCCAGGAGTGCAACGATGGTTAAAATTTGTAAAATACCTTAGAGATTTTGGTATAGAACCTATCGTTTATATACCCGAAAATCCTAACTATCCAATTGTAGATGCTAATTTTTTAAACGAAATTCCTGAAGGAATAACTATTTTCAAGCAACCTATTTTTGAGCCTTATAAAATTGCAAGTCTTTTATCAAGTAAAAAAACAAAGAGGATAAGTTCAGGTATTATTCAAACTAAAAATCAATCTTTTGCAGAAAAAATGATGCTTTGGGTTAGAGGTAACTTATTTATTCCTGATGCTAGAAAATATTGGGTTAAACCATCGGTAACGTACTTAAAAGAAATCATAAAAAAGGAAGAGATTAATACTGTAATTACTACAGGCCCACCACACAGTGTGCATTTAATTGGTTTAAAACTAAAAGAACAATTAAATATAAAATGGATTTCAGATTTTAGAGATCCTTGGACTTCGATAGGCTATCATAAAAAGCTAAAGTTGACTTCAAAGTCTATTAAAAAGCATAAGAAATTAGAGTCGCTAGTTTTAAACACCGCAGATAAGATTGTCGTGACTAGTGAAACTACTAAAAAAGAATTTCAAGCGCTATCAAATAAAACTATAGAAGTTATTACAAATGGCTTTGATACTGCGTATGCTGGAGATGCAGTTCTAGATGATAAATTTACAATAGCGCACATAGGCTCTTTGTTAACAGGCAGAAATCCTGAAAATTTATGGCAAGTTTTGTCAGAACTTATAAATGAAAACTCAGCATTTAAGCAAGCTGTTGTTTTAAATTTTGTTGGTGTTGTTAGTGATGATGTTTTAGAAACAATCAACAGCTATGGCTTAAAAGGCAATATTAATTTATTAGGGTATGTTTCACATAGTAAAGCTATAGAAGTGCAACGCTCATCTCAAATTTTGCTTTTAGCAGAAATTGATGTTGATGAAACACGAGGTATTATACCTGGAAAACTTTTTGAATATATGGCAGCAAAGCGCCCTATAATAGCTATTGGGCCAGAAAATTGGGATGTTGCTAAGATTATATCAGAAACATCTTCAGGAGAAACTTTTACATACCAACAAAAAGCTGAATTAAAAAAAGTAATTTTATCATGGTTTACAGCATACCAACAAGGTAAACTAAATATAAACTCTTCCAATATAAACAAATATAGTAGGAGGGAACTAACAAAAAAACTAGCAGAACAGCTCTAA
- a CDS encoding YfhO family protein, translated as MKSTLKAFLIHFFAIALFVIGALAFFTPVLQGKVIFQSDIAQYTGMAKEQIDFKKQTGEEPYWTNSAFGGMPTFQLGAHYPHNYIKQIDLGLRFLPRPADYLFLYLFGFYILLSCLKVDYRLAILGAFAFGFSTYLIIILGVGHNAKAHAIAYLPMLLGGIVLVFRKKYVWGFILTALAMALEINANHYQMTYYFMLLVLILGVVYLVEAILEKKLKHFFASVGILLAGVFLGIATNATSLMATKEYADWSTRGKSELTITPDGAAKMNTGGLDKEYITQYSYGIAESLNLFVPRMFGGSNNENLGEDSKTFDFLIEKGLSKTKALDFTSGLPLYWGDQPGTSAPAYIGAVLFFLFILGLILVRKKAKWWLLGGVIMSLLLSWGKNFSTLTDFMIDYFPMYDKFRAVSSIQVILELCVPILAILALSALFNDKIKKTKKLNALKLSFFISTGLGILILLIKGLFYFEGGSDAFLEQNYGEELMTIIRLDREAVYVNDAIRSLIFVLLAATALWFFIKEKLSKNVFVLVIGLLILFDLVGVAKRYVNDDDFVRQRAMTAPFPKTPIDEQLEEDTSNYRVYNPAEGLNGASTSYYHKSIGGYHAAKPAVIQDLFDFHIYNGNLNVLNMLNVKYVIQQDKEGRSYPALNPDANGNAWFVQKLEKVTSSDDEILALEKLNTKSTAVVNTSKFSVVKRFAFPVDSLASIKLRTYKPNHLTYESNTSKIGLAVFSEMYYANGWNAYIDGQLKPHFRVNYALRALEIPEGKHTVEFKFEPKVIQTGSSIVLGSSALLGILFLGALGFSFWRSRKTNKE; from the coding sequence ATGAAGAGTACCCTTAAAGCGTTTTTAATTCATTTTTTTGCGATAGCATTATTTGTTATTGGAGCATTAGCTTTTTTTACACCTGTTTTGCAAGGCAAAGTAATTTTTCAATCAGATATTGCTCAGTATACAGGAATGGCAAAAGAGCAAATAGATTTTAAAAAACAAACAGGAGAGGAGCCATATTGGACTAATAGTGCATTTGGAGGGATGCCAACATTTCAATTAGGAGCCCATTACCCACATAATTACATTAAACAAATAGATTTAGGCCTACGTTTTTTACCTCGCCCTGCAGATTATTTATTTCTTTATTTATTCGGGTTTTATATTCTTTTATCATGTTTAAAAGTAGATTATAGATTAGCAATATTAGGTGCTTTTGCATTTGGTTTTTCTACGTATTTGATTATAATTTTAGGTGTAGGGCATAATGCTAAAGCCCATGCTATTGCATACTTACCAATGCTTTTGGGAGGTATTGTTTTAGTATTTCGAAAAAAATATGTTTGGGGTTTTATTCTCACAGCTTTAGCAATGGCCTTAGAAATAAATGCTAATCATTATCAAATGACATATTATTTTATGCTTTTGGTATTGATATTAGGTGTTGTCTATTTAGTAGAAGCTATTCTTGAAAAAAAATTGAAGCATTTTTTTGCTTCTGTAGGTATTTTGTTAGCAGGCGTATTTTTAGGTATAGCAACAAATGCAACAAGTTTAATGGCTACCAAAGAATATGCGGACTGGAGTACACGTGGTAAAAGTGAGTTAACAATTACGCCAGACGGAGCTGCAAAAATGAATACAGGCGGTTTAGATAAAGAATATATTACGCAATACAGTTATGGTATAGCAGAGTCTTTAAATTTATTTGTACCAAGAATGTTTGGAGGTTCAAATAACGAAAACTTAGGTGAGGATTCTAAAACATTTGATTTTTTAATAGAAAAGGGTCTTTCAAAAACAAAAGCATTAGATTTTACTAGCGGTTTGCCTTTATATTGGGGAGATCAGCCAGGTACTTCAGCTCCAGCTTATATTGGCGCTGTATTATTTTTCTTGTTTATTTTAGGATTAATACTAGTACGCAAAAAAGCCAAATGGTGGCTTTTAGGTGGTGTTATTATGTCTCTTTTATTATCATGGGGAAAAAACTTTAGTACGTTAACCGATTTTATGATCGATTACTTTCCGATGTACGATAAGTTTAGAGCAGTATCATCAATACAAGTAATTCTTGAGTTGTGTGTTCCAATACTTGCGATATTAGCGTTATCAGCTTTATTTAATGATAAAATTAAAAAAACTAAAAAATTAAATGCATTAAAACTGAGCTTTTTTATAAGTACAGGTTTAGGTATACTTATTTTACTAATTAAAGGTTTGTTTTATTTTGAAGGTGGTAGTGATGCTTTTTTAGAACAAAACTATGGAGAAGAGTTAATGACTATAATTAGATTAGATCGTGAAGCAGTTTACGTAAATGATGCTATACGTTCTTTAATTTTTGTATTGCTGGCAGCAACGGCTTTATGGTTTTTTATCAAAGAAAAACTCAGTAAAAATGTTTTTGTTTTAGTAATTGGACTTTTGATTTTATTTGATTTAGTAGGGGTCGCAAAACGTTATGTAAATGATGATGATTTTGTTCGTCAGCGTGCAATGACAGCTCCTTTTCCTAAAACACCTATTGATGAGCAACTTGAAGAAGATACTTCAAATTATAGAGTATATAACCCAGCAGAAGGGTTAAATGGCGCAAGTACATCGTATTACCATAAATCTATTGGTGGGTACCATGCTGCTAAACCCGCAGTTATTCAAGATCTTTTTGATTTCCATATTTATAACGGTAATTTAAATGTTTTAAATATGTTGAATGTAAAATATGTAATTCAGCAAGATAAAGAGGGTAGAAGTTACCCAGCATTAAACCCAGACGCTAATGGCAATGCTTGGTTTGTGCAAAAATTAGAAAAAGTAACTTCTTCTGATGATGAAATTTTAGCTTTAGAAAAGTTGAATACAAAATCTACAGCAGTAGTAAATACATCTAAATTCTCAGTTGTAAAAAGATTTGCATTTCCTGTAGATTCACTTGCATCAATAAAATTGAGAACCTACAAACCGAATCATTTGACATACGAATCAAATACTTCAAAAATAGGTCTGGCTGTTTTTTCTGAAATGTATTATGCAAATGGTTGGAACGCCTATATTGATGGTCAATTAAAACCACACTTTAGAGTAAACTATGCTTTAAGGGCTTTAGAAATTCCTGAAGGAAAGCATACTGTAGAATTCAAATTTGAACCAAAAGTTATACAAACAGGTTCTAGCATTGTTTTAGGGAGTAGTGCTTTATTAGGTATTTTATTTTTAGGAGCATTGGGTTTTTCATTCTGGCGTTCTCGAAAAACAAATAAAGAGTAA
- a CDS encoding DUF4834 family protein, giving the protein MLIILNNMAFLTTILVILLVYYLLKILIKLFAPTLLNYAGKKAEKHFREKFEGFGQQQQANKTPEGDVIIDTNTKKQSNSSSNKVGEYIDFEEID; this is encoded by the coding sequence ATGTTAATTATATTAAACAATATGGCTTTCTTAACAACGATTTTAGTTATACTATTAGTATATTATTTGCTCAAAATTTTAATAAAATTATTTGCACCTACATTATTAAATTATGCAGGTAAAAAAGCAGAGAAACATTTTAGAGAAAAATTTGAAGGTTTTGGGCAACAACAGCAAGCAAATAAAACACCTGAGGGTGATGTAATAATTGATACAAATACAAAAAAACAATCTAATTCTTCTTCGAATAAAGTGGGAGAATATATAGATTTTGAAGAAATTGACTAA
- a CDS encoding transporter: MKNLFRISIFLFSILATSQYTDVINSNRPGESVSAYAVGKNVIQAELGIGFEQQEHTLLLTDSNILSTDLALRYGLLFETLEIYYEGSFQKENINYTEVDYNTSITDFSRNRIGLKYLVYDPYKNPERNKPNLISWKANHKFQWRNLIPAVSVYAGATFVIGDNPYYAGDGLVSPRVMIATQSKISPRVVFISNIAYDRIGTEFPELSYILSLTHAFRNPKWSIFIENQGIKSDRYSDGIYRTGIAHLFAKNMQADVTFGGSFKDTPTRMFGKLGLSYRLDKHKDKLIPIDEQKGGKNGTIKKHAMKKKSKKKDSGNGAEDVDLGPTKKQMKQEKKKNKKKKNKENGAIDF; this comes from the coding sequence ATGAAAAATCTTTTTAGAATTTCCATTTTTCTATTTTCTATTTTAGCCACTTCGCAATATACAGATGTGATAAATTCTAATAGGCCTGGAGAATCAGTAAGTGCTTACGCCGTTGGTAAAAACGTAATACAGGCGGAATTAGGAATAGGTTTTGAACAACAAGAGCACACATTGTTACTTACTGATTCTAATATTTTGAGCACTGACTTAGCTTTACGTTATGGCCTATTATTTGAAACATTAGAGATTTATTACGAAGGTAGTTTTCAAAAAGAAAACATCAATTATACAGAAGTTGATTACAATACATCTATTACCGACTTTTCAAGAAACAGAATCGGACTTAAATATCTAGTTTATGATCCATACAAAAACCCTGAACGTAATAAACCAAATTTAATAAGTTGGAAAGCAAATCATAAATTTCAATGGCGCAACTTAATTCCTGCTGTATCTGTTTATGCTGGTGCTACGTTTGTAATTGGCGACAACCCTTATTACGCTGGTGACGGTCTTGTTAGTCCAAGAGTTATGATCGCTACACAGAGTAAAATATCGCCGAGAGTAGTTTTCATATCTAACATTGCTTATGATAGAATTGGAACTGAATTTCCTGAATTAAGTTACATACTATCTTTAACACATGCCTTTAGAAATCCTAAATGGAGTATTTTCATTGAAAACCAAGGTATTAAAAGTGATCGATATTCTGATGGAATTTACAGAACAGGAATCGCACATTTATTTGCTAAAAATATGCAAGCAGATGTAACATTTGGTGGAAGCTTTAAAGATACGCCTACGCGTATGTTTGGAAAATTGGGTTTATCTTATAGATTAGATAAACATAAAGACAAGCTTATACCTATTGATGAGCAAAAAGGTGGTAAAAATGGTACCATTAAAAAACATGCCATGAAAAAGAAGTCTAAGAAAAAAGACAGTGGCAATGGAGCCGAAGATGTTGACTTAGGCCCTACTAAAAAGCAAATGAAACAAGAGAAGAAAAAAAATAAAAAGAAAAAAAATAAAGAAAACGGAGCGATTGATTTTTAA
- a CDS encoding GTP cyclohydrolase has translation MITISKVKSTADLKKFVKFPFTLYKDSPYWVPPIIADELETFNKDKNPAFKDADVSLFLAYKDNEVVGRVAAIVNWIEVKQQKVSKMRFGWFDFIDDFKVSEALLEKVTEIGNQQNLDYMEGPVGFSNLDKVGVLTEGFDHIGTMITWYNHAYYVNHYENSGFVKEKEYMENKFPFANADPKFYAKANELIKRRYNLRPLNFTKTKDVMPMADKMFDLFNESYASLSSFVPITAIQKAYFKKKYISFINPEYIKFVVDKDDNLVAFGIVMPSFSNALQKAKGKLFPTGIFHLLKAKKHSKEVIFYLIGVHPDYQNKGVTAIIFNEYYETFTAKGVESCIRTPELEENIAIKQLWKNFNPKVYKRRRTYRKNLK, from the coding sequence ATGATTACTATTTCAAAAGTAAAATCTACAGCTGATTTAAAAAAGTTTGTAAAATTTCCTTTTACGCTATATAAAGATTCTCCTTATTGGGTTCCACCAATAATTGCAGATGAGCTAGAAACCTTTAATAAAGATAAAAACCCTGCTTTTAAAGATGCAGATGTCTCTTTATTTTTAGCCTATAAAGATAATGAGGTTGTTGGCCGTGTTGCCGCTATAGTAAATTGGATAGAAGTAAAACAACAAAAAGTGTCTAAAATGCGTTTTGGTTGGTTTGATTTTATTGATGACTTTAAAGTTTCTGAAGCTTTACTAGAAAAAGTTACTGAAATAGGAAATCAACAAAACTTAGATTACATGGAAGGCCCTGTTGGTTTTTCTAACTTAGATAAAGTTGGTGTACTAACGGAAGGTTTCGACCATATTGGAACGATGATTACTTGGTACAACCACGCATATTACGTTAATCATTATGAAAATTCAGGCTTTGTAAAAGAAAAAGAATACATGGAAAATAAGTTTCCATTTGCTAATGCAGATCCAAAATTTTATGCAAAAGCAAATGAACTTATAAAACGTAGATATAACTTAAGGCCTTTAAATTTCACAAAAACAAAAGACGTTATGCCTATGGCTGACAAAATGTTTGATTTATTTAACGAGTCATATGCTTCATTATCTTCATTTGTACCTATAACAGCTATTCAAAAAGCATATTTCAAAAAAAAATATATCAGTTTTATCAATCCTGAATATATAAAGTTTGTAGTAGATAAAGATGATAACTTAGTAGCATTCGGAATTGTAATGCCTTCTTTTTCTAACGCATTACAAAAAGCAAAAGGTAAATTATTCCCTACTGGTATTTTTCATTTATTAAAAGCAAAAAAGCACAGTAAAGAAGTTATTTTTTATTTAATTGGTGTACATCCTGATTATCAAAATAAAGGTGTTACAGCAATCATATTTAATGAGTATTATGAAACGTTTACAGCCAAGGGTGTAGAATCGTGTATTAGAACCCCTGAATTAGAAGAAAACATTGCTATTAAACAGCTTTGGAAGAACTTTAACCCTAAGGTGTATAAACGAAGAAGAACGTACAGGAAGAATTTAAAATAA
- a CDS encoding aminotransferase class I/II-fold pyridoxal phosphate-dependent enzyme, producing the protein MRDLFERIIENKGPLGKWASQAEGYFVFPKLEGPISNRMMFQGKEVLTWSINDYLGLANLPEIKKVDGEAALEYGAAYPMGARMMSGHTEFHEQLENELAAFSNKEASYLLNFGYQGFMSVIDALVTKDDIIVYDVDCHACIIDGVRLHMGKRFTFTHNNPESLEKNLQRATKMAEQTGGGILVISEGVFGMRGEQGILKEIVALKKTYNFRLLVDDAHGFGTLGKTGAGAGEEQGVQDDIDVYLATFAKSMAGIGAFVAADQGIIDYLKYNLRSQMFAKSLPMVYVKGALKRLDMMRTQPELKAKLWENVNALQSGLKEKGFDIGTTTSCVTPVYLNGSIPEAMALVKDLRENHGVFCSIVVYPVIPKGLILLRLIPTATHTLEDVDETLTAFSSIRERLENGTYKRLSAAVSAAMGE; encoded by the coding sequence ATGAGAGATTTATTTGAAAGAATAATCGAGAATAAAGGACCGCTAGGTAAGTGGGCTTCACAAGCAGAAGGATACTTTGTATTCCCAAAGTTAGAAGGGCCAATTTCTAATAGGATGATGTTTCAAGGTAAAGAAGTTCTTACTTGGAGTATTAATGATTATTTAGGTCTTGCCAATTTACCAGAAATAAAAAAGGTGGATGGAGAAGCAGCTTTAGAGTATGGAGCAGCGTACCCTATGGGAGCTAGGATGATGAGTGGGCACACAGAGTTTCATGAGCAGTTAGAAAATGAATTAGCAGCTTTTTCAAATAAAGAAGCCTCTTATTTATTAAATTTTGGATACCAAGGTTTTATGTCGGTAATCGATGCTTTGGTAACTAAAGATGATATCATTGTTTATGATGTAGATTGTCACGCATGTATTATTGATGGTGTACGTTTGCACATGGGTAAACGTTTTACATTTACTCACAACAATCCAGAAAGTTTAGAAAAAAACTTACAACGTGCTACTAAAATGGCAGAGCAAACTGGAGGTGGTATCTTAGTAATTTCAGAAGGTGTTTTTGGAATGCGAGGAGAACAAGGTATTCTTAAAGAAATAGTAGCTCTTAAGAAAACATATAACTTTAGATTATTAGTAGATGATGCTCACGGTTTTGGTACATTAGGTAAAACTGGTGCTGGAGCAGGTGAAGAGCAAGGTGTGCAAGATGATATAGATGTATACTTAGCAACTTTTGCTAAATCTATGGCAGGTATCGGCGCTTTCGTAGCTGCAGATCAAGGAATTATAGATTATTTAAAATATAACTTACGTTCTCAAATGTTCGCTAAATCATTACCAATGGTTTATGTTAAAGGAGCATTAAAACGTTTAGATATGATGCGTACGCAACCAGAACTTAAAGCTAAGTTATGGGAAAATGTAAATGCATTACAATCGGGTCTTAAAGAAAAAGGATTTGATATAGGTACAACAACAAGTTGTGTTACTCCGGTTTATTTAAATGGTAGTATACCTGAGGCAATGGCCTTGGTGAAAGATTTAAGAGAAAATCATGGTGTTTTCTGTTCTATCGTTGTGTATCCAGTAATTCCTAAAGGATTAATTTTATTACGATTAATACCTACAGCAACACACACATTAGAAGATGTAGATGAAACATTAACTGCTTTTTCTTCTATTAGAGAAAGATTAGAGAATGGAACTTATAAAAGATTATCTGCGGCTGTATCAGCGGCAATGGGAGAGTAA
- a CDS encoding PLP-dependent cysteine synthase family protein — protein MENKINAHNSILELIGNTPLVKLNKIAESFTGNFYAKVEAFNPGHSSKDRIANYIIEEAERQGILKEGSTIIETTSGNTGFSIAMVSIIKGYECILAVSSKSSRDKIDMLRSMGAKVYVCPAHVAPEDPRSYYQVAKRLHEETSNSIYINQYFNKLNTKAHYNSTGPEIWKQTNGHITHLVACCGTGGTISGTAQYLKEQNPNVKVIAVDAYGSVLKKYHETKQVDPNEIYPYRIEGLGKNLIPSSADFDAIDKFIKVTDEESAHTAREISRTEGIFVGYTSGAVLQAVKQLNAEGEFTKDSNIVVIFPDHGSRYMSKVYSDKWMEDQGFFDSKTVESTQEIQFIK, from the coding sequence ATGGAAAATAAGATCAACGCTCATAATAGCATACTTGAACTAATAGGTAATACACCTTTAGTAAAATTAAATAAAATTGCAGAGTCGTTTACAGGTAATTTTTATGCTAAGGTTGAGGCTTTTAACCCTGGTCACTCTTCAAAAGATAGAATAGCAAATTATATTATAGAAGAGGCAGAGCGCCAAGGTATATTAAAAGAAGGAAGTACTATTATAGAAACTACATCAGGTAATACAGGTTTTAGTATTGCTATGGTTAGTATTATTAAAGGGTACGAATGTATTTTAGCAGTAAGTTCTAAATCATCTAGAGATAAGATAGATATGCTTCGCTCAATGGGAGCAAAGGTTTATGTTTGTCCTGCTCATGTAGCACCAGAAGATCCTAGATCGTATTACCAAGTAGCGAAAAGACTTCACGAAGAAACTAGTAATAGTATATACATTAATCAGTATTTCAACAAATTAAATACTAAAGCACATTATAATAGTACGGGTCCTGAAATTTGGAAGCAAACGAATGGACATATTACTCATTTGGTGGCTTGTTGTGGTACAGGTGGTACTATTTCTGGTACAGCTCAGTATTTAAAAGAACAAAACCCTAACGTTAAAGTTATAGCTGTTGATGCTTATGGTTCTGTTTTGAAAAAATATCACGAAACAAAACAAGTAGATCCGAATGAAATTTATCCATATCGCATAGAAGGATTAGGTAAAAACTTAATACCTTCTTCTGCTGATTTTGATGCGATAGATAAGTTTATAAAAGTAACGGATGAAGAAAGTGCTCATACCGCAAGAGAAATATCTAGAACAGAGGGTATATTTGTTGGCTATACAAGTGGAGCAGTTTTACAAGCTGTAAAGCAGTTAAATGCAGAAGGCGAGTTTACTAAAGACAGTAATATTGTAGTTATATTCCCAGATCACGGTTCTCGTTACATGAGTAAAGTTTATAGTGATAAATGGATGGAAGACCAAGGTTTTTTTGATAGTAAAACAGTTGAATCTACTCAAGAAATACAGTTTATTAAATAA